The proteins below come from a single Balaenoptera musculus isolate JJ_BM4_2016_0621 chromosome 1, mBalMus1.pri.v3, whole genome shotgun sequence genomic window:
- the P3H1 gene encoding prolyl 3-hydroxylase 1 gives MAARSLRLLTTLLAVATAACRAEAESEAEWDMTAPDLLFAEGAAAYARGDWAGVVLSMERALRSRAALRALRLRCRTRCAADLPWELDPDSPPSLAQASGAAALHDLRFFGGLLRRAACLRRCLGPSATHPLSEELELEFSKRSPYNYLQVAYFKINKLEKAVAAAHTFFVGNPEHMEMRQNLDYYQTMSGVKEADFKDLEAKPHMHEFRLGVRLYSEEQLQEAAPHLETALREYFVADEECRALCEGPYDYDGYNYLEYNADLLQAITDHYIQVLSCKQNCVTELASHPSREKPFEDFLPSHYNYLQFAYYNIGNYTQAIECAKTYLLFFPNDEVMSQNLAYYTAMLGEEQARSIGPRESAQEYHQRSLLEKELLFFAYDVFGIPFVDPDSWTPEEVIPKRLQEKQKSERETAARISQEIGNLMKEIETLVEEKTKESMDVSRLTREGGPLLYDGIRLTMTSKVLNGSQRVVMDGVISDDECRELQRLTNAAATLGDGYRGQTSPHTPSEKFYGVTVFKALKLGQEGKVPLQSAHLYYNVTEKVRRVMASYFRLDSPLYFSYSHLVCRTAIEEAQAERKDGSHPVHVDNCILNAEALVCIKEPPAYTFRDYSAILYLNADFDGGNFYFTELDAKTVTAEVQPQCGRAVGFSSGTENPHGVKAVTRGQRCAIALWFTLDARHSERDRVQADDLVKMLFSPEETDLPHEQPREAQEGPPEPVQGSVSSSESGHKDEL, from the exons ATGGCGGCGCGCTCGTTGAGGCTGCTGACCACATTGCTGGCGGTTGCCACCGCTGCCTGCCGGGCCGAGGCGGAGTCCGAGGCGGAATGGGACATGACGGCGCCTGATCTGCTCTTCGCGGAGGGGGCCGCGGCCTATGCTCGCGGTGACTGGGCCGGGGTGGTTCTGAGCATGGAGCGGGCGTTGCGCTCGCGGGCCGCCCTGCGCGCCCTTCGCCTGCGCTGCCGCACCCGGTGTGCCGCCGACCTCCCATGGGAGCTGGACCCGGACTCGCCCCCCAGCCTGGCGCAGGCCTCGGGCGCCGCCGCCCTGCACGACCTACGCTTCTTCGGGGGCTTGCTGCGCCGCGCCGCTTGCCTGCGCCGCTGCCTCGGGCCGTCGGCCACCCACCCGCTCAGCGAGGAGCTGGAGTTGGAGTTCAGCAAGCGGAGCCCCTACAACTACCTACAGGTCGCCTACTTCAAG ATAAACAAGTTGGAGAAAGCCGTAGCAGCAGCTCATACCTTCTTCGTGGGCAATCCTGAGCACATGGAGATGCGTCAGAACCTGGACTATTACCAAACCATGTCTGGGGTGAAGGAAGCCGACTTCAAGGATCTTGAGGCCAAACCCCATAtg CACGAGTTTCGGCTGGGAGTGCGCCTCTACTCCGAGGAGCAGCTGCAGGAAGCCGCACCCCACCTGGAGACGGCGCTGCGGGAGTACTTCGTGGCCGACGAGGAGTGCCGTGCCCTCTGTGAAGGGCCCTATGACTACGACGGCTACAACTACCTGGAGTACAACGCTGACCTCCTCCAGGCCATCACAG ACCATTACATCCAGGTCCTCAGCTGTAAGCAGAACTGTGTCACGGAGCTTGCTTCCCACCCAAGTCGAGAGAAGCCCTTTGAAGACTTCCTCCCATCGCATTATAATTATCTGCAGTTTGCCTACTATAACA TTGGGAATTACACACAGGCCATTGAATGTGCCAAGACctatctcctcttcttccccaatGATGAGGTGATGAGCCAGAATCTGGCCTACTATACAGCCATGCTTGGAGAAGAACAAGCTAGATCCATCGGCCCCCGTGAG AGTGCCCAGGAGTACCACCAGCGAAGCCTGCTGGAGAAAGAACTGCTCTTCTTCGCTTATGATGTTTTCGGAATTCCCTTTGTTGACCCG GATTCATGGACTCCAGAAGAGGTGATTCCCAAGAGACTGCAAGAGAAACAGAA GTCAGAACGGGAAACAGCCGCCCGCATCTCCCAGGAGATCGGAAACCTGATGAAGGAGATTGAGACCCTCGTGGAAGAGAAGACCAAGGAGTCAATGGACGTGAGCAGGCTGACCCGGGAAG GTGGCCCCCTGCTTTATGACGGTATCAGACTCACCATGACCTCCAAAGTCTTGAACGGTTCCCAGCGGGTGGTGATGGATGGTGTCATCTCTGACGATGAGTGCCGGGAGCTGCAGAGACTGACCAAT GCAGCAGCAACTTTAGGAGATGGCTACCGGGGTCAGACCTCCCCACACACTCCCAGCGAAAAGTTCTATGGCGTCACTGTCTTCAAGGCCCTCAAG CTGGGACAGGAAGGGAAGGTTCCTCTGCAGAGCGCTCACCTGTACTACAACGTGACGGAGAAGGTGCGGCGTGTCATGGCGTCCTACTTCCGCCTGGACAGCCCCCTCTACTTCTCCTACTCCCACCTGGTGTGCCGCACCGCGATCGAAG AGGCACAGGCTGAGAGGAAGGACGGGAGCCACCCCGTCCACGTGGACAACTGCATCCTGAACGCCGAGGCCCTCGTGTGCATCAAGGAGCCCCCCGCCTACACCTTCCGGGACTACAG TGCCATTCTTTACCTGAACGCAGACTTCGACGGAGGAAACTTTTATTTCACTGAACTAGATGCCAAGACCGTGACG GCAGAGGTGCAGCCCCAGTGCGGAAGGGCCGTGGGATTCTCTTCGGGCACGGAAAACCCTCACGGAGTGAAGGCTGTCACCAGAGGGCAGCGCTGTGCCATCGCCCTG
- the C1H1orf50 gene encoding uncharacterized protein C1orf50 homolog isoform X2, protein MEEGATPGTTQGVIENQGVLSAAGALVELTPTPGGLALVSPYHTHRVGDPLDLVALAEQVQKANEFVRANATNKLTVIAEQIEHLQEQARKVLEDARRDADLHHVACNIVKKPGNIYYLYKRESGQRYFSIISPKEWGTGCPHDFLGAYKLQHDLSWTPYEDAEKQDAKISIVNKLLSQPVALPSSTEPSFQGFTSTESGL, encoded by the exons ATGGAAGAGGGTGCAACGCCCGGGACGACCCAGGGAGTCATAGAAAACCAAGGAGTTCTGTCGGCGGCAG GAGCCCTGGTGGAGCTCACCCCGACCCCCGGCGGCCTGGCCCTGGTGAGCCCCTACCACACCCACCGGGTCGGAGACCCCTTAGACCTCGTGGCGCTCGCAGAGCAGGTGCAGAAG GCTAATGAATTTGTCAGAGCAAATGCCACCAACAAGCTGACAGTCATAGCTGAGCAGATCGAACATTTGCAAGAACAAGCCAGGAAG GTATTGGAGGATGCTCGCAGAGATGCTGACTTGCACCATGTAGCTTGTAATATAGTGAAAAAACCTGGCAACATTTACTACCTTTATAAACGGGAGAGTGGTCAGCggtatttttccattatttctccAAAG GAATGGGGGACAGGTTGTCCACATGACTTCCTTGGTGCCTACAAGCTACAGCATGACTTGTCCTGGACTCCGTATGAGGACGCTGAGAAGCAGGATGCTAAAATCAGCATCGTGAACAAGTTGCTAAGCCAGCCAGTGGCTCTGCCTTCAAGCACTGAACCCAGCTTCCAGGGCTTCACTTCCACTGAGAGTGGACTCTGA
- the C1H1orf50 gene encoding uncharacterized protein C1orf50 homolog isoform X1, with amino-acid sequence MEEGATPGTTQGVIENQGVLSAAGWGGALVELTPTPGGLALVSPYHTHRVGDPLDLVALAEQVQKANEFVRANATNKLTVIAEQIEHLQEQARKVLEDARRDADLHHVACNIVKKPGNIYYLYKRESGQRYFSIISPKEWGTGCPHDFLGAYKLQHDLSWTPYEDAEKQDAKISIVNKLLSQPVALPSSTEPSFQGFTSTESGL; translated from the exons ATGGAAGAGGGTGCAACGCCCGGGACGACCCAGGGAGTCATAGAAAACCAAGGAGTTCTGTCGGCGGCAGGTTGGGGAG GAGCCCTGGTGGAGCTCACCCCGACCCCCGGCGGCCTGGCCCTGGTGAGCCCCTACCACACCCACCGGGTCGGAGACCCCTTAGACCTCGTGGCGCTCGCAGAGCAGGTGCAGAAG GCTAATGAATTTGTCAGAGCAAATGCCACCAACAAGCTGACAGTCATAGCTGAGCAGATCGAACATTTGCAAGAACAAGCCAGGAAG GTATTGGAGGATGCTCGCAGAGATGCTGACTTGCACCATGTAGCTTGTAATATAGTGAAAAAACCTGGCAACATTTACTACCTTTATAAACGGGAGAGTGGTCAGCggtatttttccattatttctccAAAG GAATGGGGGACAGGTTGTCCACATGACTTCCTTGGTGCCTACAAGCTACAGCATGACTTGTCCTGGACTCCGTATGAGGACGCTGAGAAGCAGGATGCTAAAATCAGCATCGTGAACAAGTTGCTAAGCCAGCCAGTGGCTCTGCCTTCAAGCACTGAACCCAGCTTCCAGGGCTTCACTTCCACTGAGAGTGGACTCTGA